In Massilia violaceinigra, one DNA window encodes the following:
- a CDS encoding Hsp70 family protein — MSNAYFSIGIDLGTTHCALAYVDLTASDGEKTSHGVLDIPQLVDAGAVGNGHLLPSFLYMPHGDELPPGALNLPWTSTQDYAVGEFARARGAQTPIRLVSSAKSWLCHPGVDRRAAILPSDAPPEVTKLSPLEASTRYLAHLRNAWNAAHPEAPFDEQDITVTIPASFDPAARELTVEAAKAAGYVNLTLLEEPQAALYNWIQNSGGRWRKDAKPGDIILVIDVGGGTSDFSLVTVLERDGNLELHRIAVGDHILLGGDNMDLALAHLVARKVAATGTQLDAWQMRALAYACRAAKENLLSDAQLATQPIVVPSRGSKLIGGSIRTELTQEEVRATILEGFFPQVEAAARPVSRPRGGLVQLGLPYAQDAGVTRHLAALLGRQTNATAELEGFAGKTSDGASFLHPTAVLFNGGVFKSDVLAERTLTTLNDWLAGEGAEPARMLTGADLDLAVARGAAYYGYVRRGKGIRIRGGTARAYYVAIESSMPAVPGFEPPIQLLCVAPFGMEEGIEAQLKTQQFGLVVGHAITLRFFGSSVRRQDRLGDLLDFWHPDDMQEVGEIQATLPAEGRQAGDVVAVTLAAVATDTGTLELVAQAVQGEERWRVEFDVRGNS, encoded by the coding sequence GTGAGCAACGCCTACTTCTCGATCGGCATCGATCTCGGCACCACCCACTGCGCCCTGGCCTATGTGGACCTGACCGCCAGCGATGGCGAGAAAACCAGCCACGGCGTGCTCGACATTCCCCAACTGGTCGATGCCGGCGCGGTCGGCAATGGCCACCTGCTGCCCTCCTTCCTGTACATGCCGCACGGCGATGAATTGCCGCCCGGCGCGCTGAACCTGCCATGGACCAGCACGCAAGACTACGCCGTCGGCGAATTCGCCCGCGCGCGCGGTGCCCAGACGCCGATCCGCCTGGTGTCGAGCGCCAAGAGCTGGCTGTGCCATCCCGGCGTCGACCGCCGCGCAGCCATCCTGCCGAGCGACGCGCCACCGGAAGTGACCAAGCTCTCGCCGCTGGAAGCGTCCACCCGCTACCTGGCGCACCTGCGCAACGCGTGGAACGCGGCCCATCCGGAAGCCCCATTCGACGAGCAGGACATCACCGTCACCATTCCTGCCTCGTTCGACCCGGCCGCACGCGAGCTGACCGTGGAAGCGGCCAAGGCCGCCGGCTACGTCAACCTGACCCTGCTGGAAGAGCCGCAAGCGGCGCTCTACAACTGGATCCAGAACAGCGGCGGACGCTGGCGCAAGGATGCCAAGCCGGGCGACATCATCCTCGTTATCGACGTGGGCGGCGGCACCAGCGACTTTTCGCTGGTCACCGTCCTGGAGCGCGACGGCAACCTGGAACTGCACCGCATCGCCGTGGGCGACCACATCCTGCTCGGCGGCGACAATATGGACCTGGCGCTGGCCCACCTGGTGGCGCGCAAGGTCGCCGCCACCGGCACCCAGCTGGACGCCTGGCAAATGCGCGCGCTGGCCTATGCTTGCCGCGCGGCCAAGGAAAACCTGCTCAGCGATGCGCAACTGGCCACCCAGCCCATCGTCGTGCCAAGCCGCGGCTCCAAGCTGATCGGCGGTTCGATCCGCACCGAGCTGACCCAGGAAGAAGTGCGCGCCACCATCCTCGAAGGCTTCTTCCCGCAAGTGGAAGCGGCCGCCCGTCCGGTCAGCCGCCCGCGCGGTGGTCTGGTCCAGCTGGGCCTGCCGTACGCGCAGGATGCCGGCGTCACCCGCCACCTGGCCGCTCTGCTGGGACGCCAGACCAACGCAACGGCCGAGCTGGAAGGCTTCGCCGGCAAGACCAGCGACGGCGCCAGCTTCCTGCACCCGACCGCCGTGCTGTTCAACGGCGGCGTGTTCAAGTCCGACGTACTGGCCGAACGTACCCTCACCACTTTGAACGACTGGCTGGCCGGCGAAGGCGCGGAACCTGCGCGCATGCTCACCGGCGCCGACCTCGACCTGGCAGTGGCGCGCGGCGCCGCGTACTACGGCTACGTGCGGCGCGGCAAAGGCATCCGCATCCGCGGCGGGACGGCGCGTGCCTACTACGTCGCCATCGAATCGTCGATGCCAGCCGTGCCCGGCTTCGAGCCGCCGATCCAGCTGCTGTGCGTGGCGCCGTTCGGCATGGAAGAAGGCATCGAAGCGCAACTCAAGACCCAGCAGTTCGGTCTGGTGGTCGGGCACGCCATCACCCTGCGTTTCTTCGGCTCGTCGGTACGGCGCCAGGACCGCCTGGGCGACCTGCTCGACTTCTGGCATCCGGACGACATGCAGGAAGTTGGCGAAATCCAGGCCACCCTGCCTGCTGAAGGACGCCAGGCGGGCGACGTGGTCGCGGTGACCCTGGCCGCCGTCGCCACCGATACCGGCACCTTGGAACTGGTGGCGCAAGCCGTCCAGGGCGAAGAGCGCTGGAGGGTGGAGTTCGACGTGCGCGGCAACAGCTAG